The following proteins are co-located in the Pyrococcus abyssi GE5 genome:
- a CDS encoding ATP-binding protein: MISKFVDREDELKALEDQWNSTPSLVIIYGRRRTGKTRLLVEFSQGKPTFFYTFMEDTRERQIRRLREELAEHFNDELFLSFNDWYPLFKYLASKVTEKTLIILDEFSYAIKSDRTIVSALQRAWDHDFSKKPVMLVLSGSLIGMMIDEVLSYSSPLYGRRTMSFHLKPLTLFNSLKFFDSFEVGLEMYMLVGGIPAYLIIASRYEDTRRFIEETFLRTEGFFYDEPYILLSGELRELKTYFSILSATASGKTRASEIASYAGLEGRKIYPYLDTLVRLGFIEREIPIARNDKRGIYKLKDPMLLTWFSIVPKNRTGIELGIISYDDVKEDIQRIYGIRFEDVAREFLVELNRRGRLPFRFTRIGRWWYKGEEIDIVAVNERLKRILLAEVKWKELSKREAKGILKDLKRKFKLMNLEGWDASFALVAKNVHGKSKLREYGFNVWDLEDLKLHFEKKFR, translated from the coding sequence TATGGAAGGCGAAGAACTGGTAAAACACGACTTCTCGTGGAATTTTCCCAGGGAAAACCAACTTTCTTTTATACTTTCATGGAAGATACCCGTGAGAGACAAATAAGGAGGCTTAGGGAAGAGCTTGCAGAGCATTTCAACGACGAGCTGTTCCTTAGCTTTAATGATTGGTATCCACTTTTCAAATACCTTGCATCAAAAGTTACTGAAAAAACTCTCATAATACTTGATGAATTCAGCTATGCTATAAAAAGCGATAGAACCATAGTAAGTGCCCTACAGAGGGCATGGGATCATGATTTCTCAAAAAAGCCAGTAATGCTAGTTCTATCGGGATCTCTCATAGGTATGATGATCGATGAAGTCTTAAGTTATTCTTCCCCCCTATATGGGAGAAGAACGATGAGCTTCCACCTTAAACCTTTGACACTCTTCAATTCCCTTAAGTTCTTTGACAGTTTTGAAGTCGGTTTAGAGATGTATATGCTTGTAGGTGGAATTCCAGCATATTTGATAATAGCTTCAAGGTACGAAGATACCAGGAGATTCATCGAGGAAACGTTTCTTAGGACAGAAGGCTTCTTTTACGATGAGCCGTATATCCTTCTCTCGGGAGAGCTCAGAGAGTTAAAAACGTATTTCTCCATATTATCAGCCACAGCTAGTGGAAAAACTAGAGCTTCGGAAATAGCTAGCTATGCCGGATTAGAAGGAAGGAAAATATACCCATACTTGGACACCCTCGTTCGCTTGGGCTTCATTGAAAGGGAAATTCCAATTGCCAGGAATGATAAGCGAGGAATCTACAAGCTTAAGGATCCCATGTTATTGACGTGGTTCTCGATAGTACCGAAGAACAGGACTGGGATAGAGCTGGGTATAATAAGTTATGATGACGTCAAAGAGGATATTCAGAGAATTTATGGAATCAGATTTGAAGACGTGGCAAGGGAATTCCTGGTTGAGTTAAACAGAAGAGGAAGGTTACCTTTCAGGTTCACAAGGATAGGTCGGTGGTGGTATAAGGGTGAAGAAATTGATATAGTTGCCGTTAACGAGAGATTAAAGCGAATTCTCCTTGCGGAAGTGAAATGGAAGGAATTGAGTAAGCGGGAAGCTAAGGGAATCTTAAAGGATTTAAAAAGAAAGTTTAAGCTGATGAACCTCGAAGGCTGGGATGCAAGTTTCGCCCTAGTAGCTAAAAATGTTCATGGGAAATCAAAATTGCGGGAGTATGGATTCAACGTTTGGGATTTAGAGGATTTGAAGCTCCACTTCGAGAAAAAATTCAGGTAG